The following are from one region of the Sphingomonas oryzagri genome:
- a CDS encoding tryptophan halogenase family protein, with amino-acid sequence MTAAALAHALPSGCTIRLVESDEIGTVGVGEATIPPIRLFNETLGIDEAEFVRETKGSFKLGIEFVNWGRDGHRYFHPFGTYGKPFDLLAVHQHWLAARAAGSTIPLEDLCMAWGAARSNRFARPLGDPRHVGSTFDYAYHFDAGLYAGFLRRYAEARGVRRIEGKVADVTLDGETGHVASVTLADGHSITAELFIDCSGFRGLLIEGALETGYDDWRHWLPCDRAVAVPGSSAGPFTPYTRSTAHGAGWQWRIPLQHRVGNGYVYCSEHISDDEAAATVLGNIDGEPLAEPRVLRFLTGRRRRFWNRNVVAIGLSGGFMEPLESTSIHLIQAGIAKLLALFPDRDFDPMVTDEYNRIAITEFERIRDFLILHYKLTERTDTPLWRYCRDMAVPDTLAVKIEHFRRNGRLIARDMDLFGPASWLAVHVGQNNIPHGDDPLIGYLTDPTASRSFVERLAGAISRTEDAMPLHADAVRQMITG; translated from the coding sequence ATGACCGCGGCCGCTCTCGCGCACGCTTTGCCGAGTGGCTGCACGATCCGGCTGGTCGAATCCGACGAGATCGGGACCGTCGGCGTCGGCGAGGCGACCATCCCACCCATACGGCTCTTCAACGAAACGCTCGGAATCGATGAAGCCGAATTCGTCCGCGAGACGAAAGGCAGCTTCAAGCTCGGCATCGAGTTCGTGAACTGGGGCCGTGACGGCCACCGCTACTTCCACCCCTTCGGGACCTACGGGAAGCCGTTCGACCTGCTCGCGGTCCACCAGCACTGGCTGGCGGCGCGCGCCGCCGGCTCGACGATCCCGCTCGAGGATCTGTGCATGGCCTGGGGCGCCGCGCGCTCGAACCGCTTCGCCCGGCCGCTCGGCGATCCGCGCCACGTCGGATCGACCTTCGATTACGCCTACCATTTCGACGCTGGCCTCTATGCGGGCTTCCTGCGCCGCTACGCGGAAGCCCGCGGCGTCCGGCGCATCGAGGGCAAGGTCGCCGACGTGACGCTTGACGGCGAAACTGGCCACGTCGCCTCGGTAACGCTTGCGGACGGCCACTCGATCACTGCCGAGCTCTTCATCGACTGCTCGGGCTTTCGCGGACTGCTCATCGAAGGCGCCTTGGAAACGGGATACGATGACTGGCGCCACTGGCTCCCCTGCGACAGGGCGGTAGCGGTGCCGGGAAGCTCCGCTGGACCCTTCACCCCCTACACCCGTTCGACCGCCCACGGGGCCGGCTGGCAATGGCGGATCCCGCTCCAGCACCGCGTCGGCAACGGCTACGTATATTGTTCCGAGCACATCTCCGACGACGAGGCGGCAGCGACCGTTCTGGGCAACATCGACGGCGAGCCCCTCGCCGAGCCGCGCGTCCTCCGGTTCCTCACGGGACGGAGGCGGCGGTTCTGGAACCGCAACGTGGTCGCGATCGGTCTCTCGGGCGGCTTCATGGAGCCGCTCGAGTCGACCAGCATTCATCTAATTCAGGCAGGGATCGCCAAGCTACTCGCGCTTTTCCCCGACCGCGACTTCGATCCAATGGTGACTGACGAATATAACCGCATCGCGATCACCGAGTTTGAGCGGATCCGCGACTTCCTGATCCTCCATTACAAGCTGACCGAGCGCACCGACACGCCGCTGTGGCGATATTGCCGCGACATGGCGGTGCCCGATACATTGGCGGTCAAGATAGAGCACTTCCGGCGCAACGGCCGCCTGATCGCGCGAGACATGGATCTCTTCGGTCCGGCCAGCTGGCTCGCGGTCCACGTCGGGCAAAACAATATACCTCATGGCGACGATCCGCTGATCGGCTACCTCACCGATCCGACTGCGAGCCGAAGCTTCGTCGAACGCCTGGCCGGAGCCATATCGCGCACCGAGGACGCGATGCCCCTTCACGCCGACGCAGTCCGCCAGATGATCACCGGGTAA
- a CDS encoding TonB-dependent receptor domain-containing protein has protein sequence MQPVFAQAAPAPADAPITPSGAAPASGALTNAQSGNEIVVTAAPGDRSRFKTSSSISQISNDSIKNFTPRSIAEVLRAIPGIQTAANAGPGGNANIGVRGIPVSTGGSEYVGIQEDGLPVVLFGDMNFGNNDYWIRFDDTVDRVEAIRGGSASTFSSQSPGAVINYISRTGQHDGGGIAYTEGLDFRQHRVDFDYGGHLSPTLHYNVGGYWEKGAGPSNISYDVLNGYQVKANVTKDLPDDRGYVRILFKRLDEQAPTNTTTPAIAHLDGNQVTGYSLLPGFDPREGSTYSVYTRHFQYVDRDGKLQTADVDGIHPKVTTIGTQIHYELTNQIKFDDNFRYSAISGNFTTQFLNVDPTSSVIGSTVNGQTVGSIRYANGPNQGQLFTGAYLNNNPNIHTVMHNMGNIANNLTLGGKWDLGPGQFNATAGWFYMRQRIVQTWYVNQQFSEILGKNAAELDLFSTTGQQLTAAGQAGFNNNWGTCCARDIDLTYTDNAPFLSAGYTTGGLNLDASVRFDRMTAKGSAQAGATGPDYTVSDALGSATLPSLLPTATPIERLNYLKAYTSWSVGALYSIGNDTSIFARASRGGRFNGDRRVLGGSVSASGVYSGGFFNTDGSLNSGGQATAVNFLNQQEIGLKQRGHFTLFGHENQYTTETTLFHSSLTENNYDFTRINNLPPNNNPYISNKYRSYGVEFTGNIAIADFRLQANMTYTDAKITASTTSPATVGDRPGGIPKFQYFVQASYDPGFFAIGASVDGQTPSYFDDFNQYKLKESHYINAFAKLRPMKNLEIGVNANNVFNTLGYRGGANLSQVGNGLVVFSGTANYGRTVQASVRYNF, from the coding sequence ATGCAGCCGGTCTTTGCCCAGGCGGCCCCCGCCCCGGCCGACGCTCCCATCACCCCCTCCGGTGCGGCACCCGCGTCAGGCGCGCTTACCAACGCGCAGTCCGGCAACGAGATCGTCGTCACCGCGGCGCCGGGCGACCGGTCCCGCTTCAAGACCTCGTCCTCGATCTCCCAGATATCGAACGACTCCATCAAGAACTTCACGCCGCGCTCGATCGCCGAGGTGCTCCGCGCGATCCCGGGCATCCAGACTGCGGCTAACGCCGGTCCGGGCGGCAACGCCAACATCGGCGTCCGCGGCATCCCGGTCTCGACGGGCGGTTCCGAATATGTCGGCATCCAGGAGGACGGCCTCCCCGTCGTGCTCTTCGGCGACATGAACTTCGGCAACAACGACTATTGGATCCGGTTCGACGACACCGTCGACCGTGTCGAGGCCATCCGCGGAGGCTCGGCCTCGACGTTCTCGAGCCAGTCGCCGGGCGCCGTCATCAACTACATCAGCCGCACCGGCCAGCACGACGGCGGCGGCATCGCCTACACCGAAGGTCTCGACTTCCGTCAGCATCGCGTCGATTTCGACTATGGCGGCCACCTGAGCCCCACCCTGCACTACAATGTCGGCGGATATTGGGAGAAGGGCGCGGGTCCGAGCAACATCAGCTACGATGTCCTCAACGGCTACCAGGTCAAGGCCAACGTCACCAAGGACCTGCCCGACGACCGGGGCTACGTCCGCATCCTGTTCAAGCGATTGGACGAGCAGGCGCCGACCAATACGACGACCCCCGCCATCGCCCATCTCGATGGCAACCAGGTCACGGGCTACAGCTTGCTGCCGGGCTTCGATCCGCGCGAAGGATCGACCTACTCCGTCTATACGCGTCACTTCCAGTATGTGGACAGGGACGGGAAGCTGCAGACCGCCGACGTCGACGGCATCCATCCGAAGGTGACCACGATCGGGACCCAGATCCACTACGAGCTGACCAACCAGATCAAGTTCGACGACAACTTCCGCTACAGCGCGATCAGCGGAAACTTCACCACGCAGTTTCTCAACGTCGATCCGACCAGCAGCGTCATCGGCTCGACAGTCAACGGCCAGACCGTGGGCTCGATCCGCTACGCGAACGGTCCGAACCAGGGCCAGCTGTTCACCGGCGCCTATCTCAACAACAACCCCAACATCCACACCGTGATGCACAATATGGGGAACATTGCCAACAACCTGACGCTCGGCGGCAAGTGGGATCTGGGGCCCGGCCAGTTCAACGCCACCGCGGGATGGTTCTACATGCGCCAGCGCATCGTCCAGACCTGGTATGTGAACCAGCAGTTCAGCGAAATCCTGGGCAAGAACGCCGCGGAGCTGGATCTGTTCTCGACGACGGGGCAGCAACTGACGGCGGCCGGACAGGCGGGCTTCAACAACAATTGGGGCACCTGCTGCGCCCGCGACATCGACCTGACCTACACGGACAATGCGCCGTTCCTGTCGGCCGGCTACACGACCGGCGGCCTCAATCTCGACGCCAGTGTCCGCTTCGACCGCATGACCGCGAAGGGAAGCGCGCAGGCGGGCGCCACCGGCCCCGACTACACGGTCAGCGACGCGCTTGGCTCAGCCACGCTTCCCTCGCTGCTGCCGACGGCGACGCCGATCGAGCGCCTCAACTACCTCAAGGCCTATACGAGCTGGTCCGTTGGCGCGCTCTATTCGATCGGCAACGACACGAGCATCTTCGCCCGCGCCAGCCGCGGCGGCCGCTTCAACGGCGACCGGCGCGTCCTGGGAGGATCCGTCAGCGCCTCGGGCGTCTATTCCGGCGGTTTCTTCAACACTGACGGCTCGCTCAACTCCGGCGGGCAGGCCACCGCCGTGAACTTCCTCAATCAGCAGGAGATCGGTCTCAAGCAGCGCGGACACTTCACGCTCTTCGGCCACGAGAACCAATATACGACCGAGACCACGCTCTTCCACTCGAGCCTGACCGAAAACAATTACGACTTCACGCGGATCAACAACCTCCCGCCGAACAACAACCCCTACATCTCCAACAAATATCGATCCTACGGCGTGGAATTCACGGGGAACATCGCGATCGCGGACTTCCGGCTCCAGGCGAATATGACCTACACGGACGCCAAGATTACGGCCAGCACGACGTCGCCCGCGACCGTCGGCGACCGGCCGGGCGGTATCCCGAAGTTCCAGTATTTTGTGCAGGCGTCCTACGATCCGGGCTTCTTCGCCATCGGTGCCAGCGTCGATGGGCAGACGCCCTCCTATTTCGATGACTTCAATCAGTACAAGCTGAAGGAGTCACACTACATCAATGCTTTCGCCAAGCTGCGACCGATGAAGAACCTCGAGATCGGTGTGAACGCGAACAACGTTTTCAACACGCTCGGGTATCGCGGCGGCGCCAACCTTTCGCAGGTCGGCAACGGCCTTGTGGTATTCAGCGGCACCGCCAACTACGGTCGCACCGTCCAGGCGTCGGTCCGCTACAACTTCTGA
- a CDS encoding alpha-galactosidase: MAALARVEASAEAKVFRLDGGRVTYAIGVDEKGYLAPVYWGPSLDGGAPLAAREARETSGFDPAGLNTAQEYPGQGEGLVTEPGVKVAFADGNRDLVLKYVSHRLEGDTLIVELADIARPLDVTLRYRIDPNTGILARSAVIRNAGKSPVRLDQVAAAVFTLPAGDDYRLHYLTGDWGAEWTQNVQPVTPALAVIESRRGSTSHQANPWFAVDRAGKSDDQSGPVWFGALGWSGSWRISVGADAFGRVRIAGGWNPYDFSWTLKPGERLETPIFYAGYTDSGTDGASRLLHRFERASILPHGESAPLRPVLYNSWEATTFNVDEAGQMALAERAAKIGVERFVMDDGWFGARNDDHAGLGDWFVNRTKFPNGLKPLIDRVHALGMSFGLWVEPEMVNPDSDLYRAHPDWVMNFPGRPRTEARNQLVLNLARPEVRDHILKTLDDLVSKNDIQFLKWDYNRNWTEPGWPEAGPQDEQRIYVDYVRNLYAILAELRRRHPKLEIETCSGGGGRIDLGILGLTDEAWTSDNTDPFDRLTIQDGYTRAYPASTMMAWVTDSPNFVNQRSTSLDYRFLSAMQGSLGIGANLNRWADADFATAAKWIGAYKAIRSTVQRGDRYRLIPPEGHETSATLFVAPDRRQAVLFQMLQSSSHADAAPMIHPQGLDAGLKYRVRMLGGAALPVGMPAKASGAWWMGQGIRAPLQGDFQGAAFVFDAE; encoded by the coding sequence ATGGCGGCCCTCGCCCGGGTCGAGGCTTCGGCCGAAGCCAAGGTGTTCCGTCTCGACGGAGGACGCGTGACCTACGCCATCGGCGTGGACGAGAAGGGCTATCTCGCTCCCGTATACTGGGGACCTTCGCTGGACGGGGGCGCGCCGCTCGCCGCGCGTGAGGCACGCGAGACAAGCGGCTTCGACCCAGCCGGGCTCAACACGGCGCAGGAGTATCCCGGGCAGGGCGAGGGGCTGGTCACCGAGCCCGGCGTCAAGGTCGCCTTCGCGGACGGGAACCGGGACCTCGTGCTCAAATACGTATCGCACCGGCTGGAAGGCGACACACTGATCGTCGAACTCGCCGACATCGCGAGACCGCTCGACGTCACGCTCCGCTACCGGATCGATCCGAACACTGGCATCCTCGCCCGCTCGGCCGTGATACGCAACGCGGGCAAATCTCCGGTTCGGCTGGACCAAGTGGCGGCGGCGGTCTTCACGCTCCCGGCGGGCGACGATTATCGGCTGCACTATCTTACGGGCGATTGGGGAGCGGAGTGGACGCAGAACGTGCAGCCAGTCACACCCGCTCTGGCCGTGATCGAGAGCCGCCGAGGATCGACGTCGCACCAGGCGAACCCGTGGTTCGCCGTCGATCGGGCGGGGAAGAGCGACGACCAATCCGGACCGGTGTGGTTCGGTGCGCTAGGCTGGTCCGGTTCCTGGCGGATCAGCGTCGGGGCGGACGCCTTCGGGCGCGTGCGGATCGCCGGCGGCTGGAACCCCTATGACTTCTCATGGACGCTGAAGCCGGGAGAGAGGCTGGAGACACCGATCTTCTATGCCGGCTACACGGACAGCGGGACGGACGGCGCGTCGCGGCTACTTCATCGCTTCGAGCGCGCGAGCATCTTGCCCCACGGAGAATCGGCTCCGCTCCGGCCCGTGCTCTACAACAGCTGGGAGGCGACGACCTTCAACGTGGACGAGGCCGGCCAGATGGCGCTGGCCGAGCGCGCGGCCAAGATCGGCGTCGAACGCTTCGTGATGGACGACGGCTGGTTCGGCGCGCGCAATGACGACCATGCCGGCCTGGGTGACTGGTTTGTGAACCGCACCAAGTTCCCGAACGGTCTGAAGCCCCTGATTGACCGGGTGCATGCGCTTGGAATGAGCTTCGGGCTATGGGTCGAGCCCGAGATGGTCAATCCCGACAGCGATCTCTACCGGGCGCATCCCGACTGGGTGATGAACTTCCCGGGGCGACCCCGCACGGAGGCCCGGAACCAGCTCGTCCTGAATCTCGCTCGCCCGGAGGTGCGTGATCACATCCTGAAGACGCTCGACGACCTCGTCTCGAAGAACGACATCCAGTTCCTCAAGTGGGACTATAACCGGAACTGGACCGAGCCCGGCTGGCCGGAGGCCGGTCCGCAAGACGAGCAGCGCATCTACGTGGACTATGTGCGCAACCTCTACGCGATACTTGCGGAGCTGCGCAGGCGTCATCCGAAGCTTGAGATCGAGACATGCTCGGGCGGCGGCGGGCGCATCGATCTCGGCATCCTGGGGCTGACGGACGAGGCGTGGACGTCGGACAACACCGATCCCTTCGACCGTCTCACCATCCAGGATGGCTACACGCGCGCCTACCCGGCCTCGACCATGATGGCCTGGGTGACCGACAGCCCGAACTTCGTGAACCAGCGGTCGACTTCGCTCGACTACAGATTCCTTTCCGCGATGCAGGGCTCGCTCGGGATCGGCGCCAACCTCAACCGCTGGGCCGATGCCGACTTCGCCACGGCGGCGAAGTGGATCGGGGCTTACAAGGCGATCCGGAGCACCGTGCAGCGCGGCGACCGCTATCGGCTGATCCCGCCGGAGGGTCACGAGACGTCGGCCACGCTCTTTGTCGCGCCCGACAGGCGACAGGCGGTACTGTTCCAGATGCTGCAAAGTTCCAGCCATGCCGATGCCGCCCCGATGATCCATCCGCAGGGCCTGGACGCGGGGCTGAAATACCGGGTCCGCATGCTCGGCGGGGCGGCCTTGCCCGTCGGCATGCCGGCCAAGGCATCCGGCGCGTGGTGGATGGGGCAGGGGATTCGCGCGCCGCTACAGGGAGACTTTCAAGGGGCCGCGTTCGTCTTCGACGCCGAATAG
- a CDS encoding LacI family DNA-binding transcriptional regulator, translated as MSQASARIRNVAELGRIAGVSAGTVSRALADNPLVNEKTRERIKALAEKHGFRPNQMARKLRTQQTGVIGVVVPLGHEKRQHLSDPFFMAMLAHLADALTEKGYDIMLSRVIPDAVDWLDRIVDSGMLDGVLLIGQSNQHAAIERVAARYRPLVAWGSHERGQVHCAIGSDNFAGGRLAGDRLIRGGSTKIAFLGETSAPEFRLRHEGVAAAMADAGFKDGPTLLHTHIASDDMDGEIAKHIERVGGTIDGIAAASDLIAMSALRVLADRSIAVPSQVRVVGYDDLPIAMQTVPRLTTVRQDLKAGAEAMVVALFERMEGKDAPSVQMVPVLMERGSG; from the coding sequence ATGAGCCAAGCGTCGGCGCGCATCCGCAACGTCGCGGAACTGGGTCGGATCGCAGGCGTGTCTGCCGGTACGGTCTCGCGCGCGCTCGCCGACAATCCCCTGGTCAACGAGAAGACGCGAGAGCGCATCAAGGCCCTGGCCGAGAAGCATGGCTTCCGCCCCAACCAGATGGCACGGAAGCTCCGCACCCAGCAGACCGGGGTGATCGGGGTGGTGGTGCCGCTTGGTCACGAGAAGCGCCAGCATCTCTCGGATCCCTTCTTCATGGCGATGTTGGCCCATCTCGCCGATGCGCTGACCGAGAAGGGCTACGACATCATGCTCTCGCGGGTGATCCCCGATGCCGTCGACTGGCTCGACCGCATCGTCGACTCCGGTATGCTCGACGGCGTCCTTCTGATCGGTCAGTCCAATCAGCACGCCGCGATCGAACGCGTCGCTGCGCGCTACCGGCCGCTGGTCGCCTGGGGCAGCCATGAGCGCGGACAGGTCCACTGCGCGATCGGGAGCGACAACTTCGCAGGCGGGCGGCTTGCCGGCGACCGCCTGATACGGGGCGGCTCAACCAAGATAGCGTTTCTCGGTGAGACCAGCGCGCCCGAGTTTCGTCTCCGCCATGAGGGCGTCGCGGCAGCGATGGCCGACGCGGGCTTCAAGGACGGTCCCACGCTGCTCCACACGCACATCGCGTCCGACGACATGGACGGCGAGATCGCGAAGCATATCGAGCGTGTTGGAGGAACTATCGACGGGATCGCAGCGGCTTCCGATCTTATCGCGATGTCGGCGCTCCGCGTCCTGGCGGACCGGTCGATCGCGGTTCCGTCGCAGGTGCGGGTGGTGGGCTATGACGATCTGCCGATCGCGATGCAGACAGTCCCAAGGCTCACGACCGTTCGCCAGGATCTTAAGGCCGGGGCGGAAGCGATGGTGGTCGCGCTGTTCGAGCGCATGGAAGGCAAGGACGCACCCTCCGTCCAGATGGTGCCTGTGCTCATGGAGCGAGGTTCGGGCTGA
- a CDS encoding tyrosine-type recombinase/integrase, which yields MGMSEFDPGASDRQAWNVGRKVVAKRALKPKHIWGIRFFLDQHRRLRDRALFDLAIDSKLRGCDVVRLKIGDLVSGGQVRTRAVVVQQKTGRPVQFELLSDARGSLLAWLQRRGGTLGDFVFPSRVDHTAHLSTRQYARLLDEWVTGIGLRREDYGTYSLRPTKAWIIARATGNLTAEQILLGHMKIENTRRYLGLNAE from the coding sequence ATGGGTATGTCAGAATTTGATCCGGGAGCCTCGGATCGCCAAGCATGGAACGTCGGGAGAAAAGTCGTAGCAAAGCGCGCTCTCAAACCAAAGCACATTTGGGGCATACGCTTCTTCCTCGATCAACACCGGCGACTCCGTGACCGGGCGCTCTTCGACCTGGCAATCGATAGCAAGCTGCGAGGTTGCGATGTGGTCCGCTTGAAGATCGGCGATCTCGTCAGCGGCGGGCAGGTTCGGACGCGCGCGGTCGTTGTGCAACAAAAGACGGGCAGGCCGGTGCAGTTCGAATTGCTCTCGGACGCGAGAGGCAGTCTGCTGGCTTGGCTACAGCGCAGAGGCGGAACACTCGGAGATTTCGTGTTCCCAAGCCGGGTGGATCACACGGCTCACCTGAGCACGCGCCAATATGCTCGTCTGCTCGATGAATGGGTTACTGGTATTGGCCTGCGGCGAGAGGATTACGGCACGTATTCGCTGCGTCCGACAAAAGCTTGGATCATCGCAAGAGCCACGGGCAATCTGACCGCCGAGCAGATTTTGCTTGGTCATATGAAGATCGAGAACACGCGAAGATATCTGGGCCTCAACGCCGAATAG
- a CDS encoding alpha/beta hydrolase, translating into MKLGKGRIAGAVLGLLVSACSPLKVFNGIVPKDGGARLALRDASFGPDPRQRLDIYVPGAPSAQARPIIVFFYGGSWNSGTKSGYSFVGRALASRGFVVAIPDYRLVPQVRYPTFLEDNASAVRWVRTHSQEFGGDADRLILAGHSAGAYNAAMLALDPRWLGEDRKAVRGLIGLAGPYDFLPFDGPVVQKTFEGVGDPVDTQPVHHVRAGDPSAFLATGDKDDTVRPANSDALAAKLRAAGSAVDRRRYPDIGHAGLVTAIARPLRGRAAVLDDMTVFAERVTR; encoded by the coding sequence GTGAAGCTCGGTAAGGGGCGCATCGCCGGCGCGGTACTGGGGTTGCTGGTCTCGGCCTGTTCGCCGCTCAAGGTCTTCAACGGGATCGTACCGAAGGACGGTGGTGCGCGGCTGGCGCTGCGCGACGCCTCTTTCGGTCCCGACCCGCGCCAGCGGCTCGATATCTACGTGCCCGGGGCGCCATCCGCCCAGGCGAGGCCGATCATCGTCTTCTTCTACGGCGGCTCTTGGAATTCTGGCACGAAGAGCGGCTATTCCTTTGTCGGCCGCGCCTTGGCATCGCGCGGCTTCGTCGTCGCGATCCCGGACTATCGGCTCGTCCCACAGGTTCGTTATCCGACCTTCTTGGAAGACAATGCCTCGGCAGTGCGGTGGGTGCGCACCCATTCTCAGGAGTTCGGCGGCGACGCTGATCGGCTGATCCTCGCCGGCCACTCCGCGGGCGCATACAACGCCGCCATGCTCGCGCTCGATCCGCGCTGGCTCGGGGAGGATCGCAAGGCGGTGCGTGGACTGATCGGCCTGGCCGGGCCCTATGATTTCTTGCCGTTCGACGGGCCCGTCGTGCAAAAGACCTTCGAAGGCGTGGGCGATCCCGTCGATACCCAGCCGGTGCACCACGTCCGGGCCGGCGATCCGTCCGCTTTCCTGGCGACCGGTGACAAGGACGATACGGTCAGGCCGGCGAACAGCGACGCGCTTGCGGCCAAGCTGCGGGCAGCAGGCTCCGCCGTCGACCGTCGTCGCTATCCTGACATTGGCCATGCCGGACTGGTCACGGCAATCGCAAGGCCGCTTCGAGGCCGAGCAGCAGTGCTGGACGACATGACGGTGTTCGCCGAACGCGTTACCCGATGA
- a CDS encoding sigma-70 family RNA polymerase sigma factor, which translates to MGSTNSDMAAASLAATLQRVGAGDRAAFEEVYRRTSVKLFGVCLRILPVRQEAEEALQEAYLSVWRRAGSFDGTKGSAMTWLITLTRNRAVDRLRGSGKFAAGPIELADEVPDPAPAASTMLETGEDERRLAYCLDTLGGGDAQLIRTAFFEGSTYAELADRASTPLGTIKSRIRRALLKLRDCLR; encoded by the coding sequence ATGGGCTCGACGAATTCCGACATGGCCGCCGCGAGCCTCGCCGCCACGCTCCAGCGCGTCGGGGCCGGCGATCGCGCGGCGTTCGAGGAAGTCTATCGGCGCACCTCGGTGAAGCTATTCGGCGTCTGCCTGCGTATCTTGCCCGTGAGGCAGGAGGCGGAAGAGGCGTTGCAGGAGGCCTATCTCTCGGTGTGGCGGCGGGCCGGTTCGTTCGATGGGACGAAGGGCAGTGCGATGACATGGCTCATCACGCTGACCCGCAACCGCGCCGTCGATCGCCTGCGCGGCAGCGGAAAATTCGCGGCCGGTCCGATCGAGCTGGCCGACGAGGTCCCCGATCCTGCGCCGGCGGCGTCGACGATGCTGGAGACCGGCGAGGACGAGCGGCGGCTGGCTTATTGCCTGGACACACTGGGCGGCGGCGACGCACAGTTGATCCGCACGGCCTTCTTCGAGGGATCGACCTACGCCGAGCTTGCCGACCGCGCGTCCACGCCGCTCGGCACGATCAAGAGCCGCATCCGCCGCGCGCTGCTGAAGCTGCGGGATTGCCTGCGATGA
- a CDS encoding anti-sigma factor, translating into MSAELSDDDELLAAELAFGLIDGGERGAAEDRLGRDAGFADAHARWQAYAAAMASDPGEAPRPSVWSAIEARLPANDVAPARASRTSLRWWQAGTLAASAAAIVLGVVALQKPQTIVVRVPVAQPASAPMVAVLTGKKGIVTVSFDPASGRMTSAANGLDLGDHSPQLWVIPADGKPRSMGVMNASAPGWAKVPETASSVMAAGVTLAVSVEPVGGSPTGQPTGPVILTGKLTTT; encoded by the coding sequence ATGAGCGCCGAGTTGTCCGACGACGACGAACTGCTCGCGGCCGAGCTCGCTTTCGGTCTGATCGACGGCGGTGAAAGGGGAGCGGCAGAAGATCGCCTCGGCCGCGATGCCGGCTTTGCGGACGCTCATGCGCGTTGGCAGGCCTATGCCGCCGCGATGGCCTCCGATCCCGGCGAAGCCCCTCGCCCCTCGGTATGGAGCGCGATCGAGGCACGGCTGCCGGCCAACGACGTCGCGCCTGCTCGCGCGTCGCGCACGTCCCTGCGCTGGTGGCAGGCGGGAACGCTCGCGGCCAGCGCGGCGGCGATAGTGCTGGGCGTGGTGGCGCTCCAGAAGCCGCAGACCATTGTCGTGCGCGTGCCCGTCGCGCAGCCGGCATCCGCACCGATGGTGGCGGTGCTGACCGGCAAGAAGGGCATCGTCACCGTCAGCTTCGACCCCGCGAGCGGGCGCATGACCTCGGCGGCCAATGGCCTCGATCTGGGCGACCATTCGCCGCAGCTCTGGGTGATCCCGGCCGACGGCAAGCCGCGATCCATGGGCGTCATGAACGCGTCGGCGCCCGGCTGGGCGAAGGTGCCCGAGACCGCATCGTCGGTGATGGCGGCGGGCGTCACCCTGGCGGTTTCGGTCGAGCCGGTGGGCGGATCGCCGACCGGCCAGCCCACCGGCCCTGTGATCCTGACCGGCAAGCTCACGACCACCTGA
- a CDS encoding peroxiredoxin, with protein sequence MPRIITMAFGALALAACSPSGAALPTGATAPDFTTQASLAGKAFPFHLADALKKGPVVLYFYPAAFTSGCTIEAHDFAEATDQFNALGATVIGVSADDIDKLNRFSVSECRNKFAVASADTKLISAYKVKLPVLSRSNRTSYVIAPDGKVIFVYSALDPAGHVEKTMAAVKAWRAAHPAA encoded by the coding sequence ATGCCCCGGATCATCACGATGGCGTTCGGCGCGCTGGCGCTCGCTGCTTGCTCGCCAAGCGGGGCCGCGCTGCCGACCGGCGCCACCGCGCCCGATTTCACGACGCAGGCCAGTCTTGCTGGCAAGGCCTTTCCCTTCCATCTCGCCGATGCGCTCAAGAAAGGGCCGGTCGTCCTCTATTTCTACCCGGCCGCCTTCACCAGCGGCTGCACGATCGAGGCGCACGACTTCGCCGAGGCGACCGACCAGTTCAACGCGCTGGGCGCGACGGTGATCGGCGTGTCGGCCGACGACATCGACAAGCTCAACCGCTTTTCGGTCAGCGAATGCCGCAACAAGTTCGCCGTGGCCTCGGCGGACACGAAACTGATCTCCGCCTACAAGGTGAAGCTGCCGGTTCTCTCCCGATCGAACCGCACCAGCTATGTCATCGCGCCCGACGGCAAGGTGATCTTCGTCTACAGCGCGCTCGATCCGGCCGGCCATGTCGAGAAGACGATGGCCGCGGTGAAAGCGTGGCGGGCGGCGCACCCCGCCGCCTGA